A genomic window from Puniceicoccus vermicola includes:
- a CDS encoding aminotransferase class I/II-fold pyridoxal phosphate-dependent enzyme — translation MAIFPSRKNQKSRIARRCEDDSVTKLRLKYAPYYYTFDRQEGTRVWREGKPYIMLSSNDYLGLGNHPKVVEAGREALKKWGSSTTGARLANGSRTYHTELEEELADFIGKEACHVHAAGYLSCMSAVATFAERGDLIVVDKNVHSSLWSGIHLSGATAERFIHNNPDDLRDVLIHEDPDRAKLLLFEGVYSMEGHVAKMPELMEVARENDMFSVMDDAHGFGVMGPGGRGTAAHFGLESEIDVISGSFSKALSSTGGYVAGSRAMIDYLRTHSKQTIFSAAISPSQAACALASLRVLKEEPEHLERLWKNTRRYKEMLENMGLDTWGSETPAMPIVLGTKEKVYSFWKDLLSKGVFTVMSVAPGVPPGKDLVRTAISARHTDEDLDKVGDALAYAARSL, via the coding sequence ATGGCCATTTTCCCGAGTCGAAAAAATCAGAAGAGCCGGATTGCCCGGCGGTGTGAGGACGATTCCGTCACGAAGCTCCGTCTGAAATACGCTCCGTACTACTATACCTTTGACCGGCAGGAGGGCACTCGCGTTTGGCGGGAGGGGAAGCCCTACATCATGCTTTCGAGCAATGATTACCTCGGCCTCGGCAATCACCCGAAGGTCGTCGAGGCCGGGCGGGAAGCTTTGAAGAAGTGGGGGAGCAGCACCACCGGAGCTCGCTTGGCCAATGGTAGCCGCACCTATCACACAGAGCTGGAGGAAGAGCTCGCGGACTTTATCGGAAAGGAAGCCTGCCACGTTCATGCAGCCGGTTATCTTTCCTGCATGTCCGCGGTGGCCACTTTTGCCGAGCGCGGCGACCTGATCGTGGTCGACAAGAATGTGCACTCCTCTCTCTGGTCGGGGATTCACCTTAGCGGGGCAACGGCTGAACGCTTTATCCACAACAATCCGGATGATCTGCGCGATGTGCTCATCCACGAGGATCCGGATCGGGCGAAGTTGCTCCTCTTTGAGGGTGTGTATTCGATGGAGGGCCACGTGGCGAAAATGCCAGAGCTCATGGAGGTCGCCCGCGAGAACGATATGTTCTCCGTCATGGACGACGCCCACGGGTTTGGAGTGATGGGGCCGGGAGGCCGGGGAACGGCAGCTCATTTCGGGCTCGAGTCCGAGATCGACGTCATTTCCGGTAGTTTTTCGAAGGCTCTCTCTAGCACGGGTGGTTATGTCGCTGGTTCGCGGGCGATGATTGATTACCTGCGGACGCACTCGAAACAGACGATCTTCAGCGCGGCGATTTCACCTTCTCAGGCAGCTTGTGCACTCGCTTCGCTGCGGGTGTTGAAGGAAGAGCCAGAGCACCTGGAGCGCCTCTGGAAGAATACCCGGCGCTATAAGGAAATGCTCGAGAACATGGGGCTCGACACTTGGGGGAGTGAAACTCCGGCGATGCCGATCGTTCTCGGAACCAAGGAGAAAGTTTACTCGTTCTGGAAGGATCTTCTCTCAAAAGGGGTCTTCACTGTGATGTCAGTGGCTCCTGGGGTGCCGCCGGGCAAGGACTTGGTCCGGACCGCGATCTCCGCCCGCCACACGGATGAGGATTTGGATAAGGTGGGCGACGCGCTCGCCTACGCCGCCCGCAGTCTCTGA
- the bamA gene encoding outer membrane protein assembly factor BamA, whose amino-acid sequence MRSFLTSILPALLFLSGFGFVSGLSAQEAPTPTTVREVRVRYDGFPSVSEALIRGNIQVQKGELFDQAAIDRSIRSLYRTGFFEFLAADIDEVGNDEVIVTFRVKPKYRISQVKFEGNDKLSNKRLKKEISISEGDFFDEYNAKSDEDAIYALYLKKGYSNVDVDYDYVSDDTTGLVDVTFLIQEGTKIHVGDVSFTGIGDLSASKLRGVMQLKKWNFWTSWLTGKGRFDPDLLVDDRQTLLAYIRDQGYLDVKIPETGIRISYPEENVVNVAFDVDLGKQYSVGTVAVAGNTLFSKEEILDETDLEPGDVFSPSKVAAATEDIRLFYGSDGYLETYVRAMRTPNLETGAIDLTYQISESQKFDVESINLQGNTKTKSIVIIRELALAPGETFDLRRMRNSQMRLENTRYFDSVNLRPESTNVPGKKDLSISVQEGRTGNLTFGAGFSSLESAVFFAEISQGNFDLFNWRSYFQGDGQKFRVRFQIGSKSNEVVIAFEEPWLFERQLALGFEIFRRQTDYNSSEYNELRTGFEVYLRKRLFELVEGRLSYSLENVDIFDVSEDASSQIKEEEGGKLISKVGGTLTRDTRDRLIITRKGNRVELNSQVAGGILGGDVDYWKNQIWASQFIPTFETLNQGFAMYGRIGTIIPYGDSDVPFFDRFFLGGPNTLRGFGYRDVGPVDDTGEPIGGNSFGYLSFEYMVQLADPLEVVLFYDWGYVNSEDWDFNSSAYNDDWGFGFRVFILGAPLRLDFGFPITSSPTNDDGMQFNFSFGTRF is encoded by the coding sequence ATGCGTTCGTTCCTCACTTCCATTCTGCCGGCGCTATTGTTTTTGTCGGGTTTCGGCTTCGTTTCTGGTCTCTCCGCCCAGGAAGCACCCACTCCTACCACCGTTCGCGAAGTTCGTGTCCGCTACGATGGGTTCCCTTCGGTGAGTGAGGCGTTGATTCGGGGAAATATTCAAGTGCAGAAAGGGGAGCTTTTCGACCAAGCTGCCATCGATCGCTCGATTCGCTCCCTGTATCGGACGGGTTTTTTCGAGTTCCTGGCCGCGGATATCGATGAGGTCGGAAATGACGAGGTCATCGTCACTTTTCGGGTGAAACCGAAATATCGGATTTCGCAAGTGAAGTTCGAGGGGAACGACAAGCTCAGCAATAAGAGGTTAAAGAAGGAAATCTCGATCTCCGAGGGGGATTTCTTCGACGAGTATAATGCGAAATCCGATGAGGATGCGATTTACGCTCTCTATTTGAAAAAGGGATATTCAAATGTCGATGTTGACTACGACTATGTCAGCGATGACACCACCGGCCTCGTCGACGTCACCTTCCTCATTCAGGAGGGGACGAAGATTCACGTCGGGGATGTCAGCTTCACCGGGATCGGCGATCTCTCCGCTTCGAAACTGCGGGGAGTCATGCAGCTCAAGAAATGGAATTTTTGGACCTCCTGGCTTACTGGCAAAGGACGCTTCGACCCGGATCTTCTGGTCGATGACCGCCAGACCCTCCTTGCCTACATCCGGGACCAAGGGTATCTGGACGTAAAGATTCCGGAGACCGGGATCCGGATCTCCTACCCGGAAGAGAATGTCGTGAACGTCGCTTTTGACGTCGATCTGGGGAAACAGTATTCCGTGGGGACGGTTGCCGTGGCCGGAAATACCTTGTTCAGCAAAGAGGAAATCCTCGACGAGACCGATTTGGAGCCCGGCGATGTGTTCTCTCCCTCAAAAGTGGCAGCGGCTACTGAGGATATTCGCCTCTTCTACGGATCGGACGGCTACCTCGAGACATACGTGCGGGCGATGCGGACACCCAACCTGGAGACTGGGGCCATCGACCTGACTTATCAGATTTCCGAAAGTCAGAAGTTTGATGTCGAATCGATCAATCTGCAGGGCAACACCAAGACCAAGAGCATCGTCATCATCCGTGAATTGGCCTTGGCTCCGGGAGAAACCTTCGACCTGAGGCGGATGCGCAATAGCCAGATGCGTTTGGAGAACACCCGCTACTTCGATTCAGTCAATCTGCGTCCGGAGTCGACCAACGTTCCCGGGAAGAAGGATTTGAGCATTTCTGTCCAAGAAGGGCGCACCGGGAACCTCACTTTCGGGGCTGGATTCAGCTCCTTGGAAAGTGCGGTCTTCTTCGCCGAAATCAGCCAGGGGAACTTTGACCTCTTCAACTGGCGCTCTTACTTCCAGGGCGACGGCCAAAAGTTCCGCGTTCGTTTCCAGATCGGTTCGAAGAGTAACGAGGTCGTCATCGCCTTCGAAGAACCTTGGCTTTTCGAGCGGCAGTTGGCCCTCGGTTTTGAAATTTTCCGCCGGCAAACCGACTACAACAGTTCGGAATACAACGAATTGCGGACCGGTTTCGAAGTCTATCTCCGCAAGCGACTCTTCGAGTTGGTCGAGGGACGCCTGAGCTACAGTCTCGAGAATGTCGACATTTTCGACGTTTCTGAGGATGCCTCGAGCCAAATCAAAGAGGAAGAGGGGGGGAAGCTGATCTCGAAAGTGGGGGGCACCCTGACTCGGGATACACGCGACCGTTTGATCATCACCCGGAAAGGAAATCGCGTCGAACTGAACAGTCAGGTCGCCGGGGGAATCCTTGGTGGGGATGTTGATTACTGGAAAAATCAGATCTGGGCTTCCCAATTTATTCCAACCTTTGAAACCCTGAACCAGGGATTTGCGATGTATGGCCGGATCGGAACCATTATCCCTTATGGGGACAGTGATGTGCCGTTCTTCGACCGCTTCTTCCTCGGTGGACCGAACACCCTCCGTGGTTTTGGTTACCGCGATGTAGGCCCGGTCGATGATACCGGTGAGCCGATCGGGGGGAACTCGTTCGGATATCTTTCCTTTGAGTATATGGTCCAGCTGGCCGATCCGCTCGAAGTCGTCCTCTTCTACGACTGGGGGTACGTGAACTCTGAGGATTGGGATTTCAACTCTTCCGCCTACAACGATGACTGGGGATTTGGGTTCCGAGTCTTTATCCTCGGGGCTCCACTGCGACTGGATTTCGGGTTCCCGATCACCTCCAGCCCGACCAATGACGACGGGATGCAGTTTAATTTTTCCTTTGGAACTCGATTCTGA
- a CDS encoding OmpH family outer membrane protein: MIKKHILLLTALVAGSLTLSAQEATKVGVVDLDLVLQQYDQFNDAKAKLKEQQERADAELRPMVDSINSLRQEIQTVNDRINNPTSSEESQMEARNQARQLQAELEQKAIEFQRLRAEAQRTIGQREQNMLSMVLDDVRGATATVAEEMGLDLVLSNQNQIVLYFGDSLEISDEVLAQLSEASE, encoded by the coding sequence ATGATCAAAAAACACATCCTCCTTCTTACCGCCCTCGTGGCCGGATCCCTCACTCTCAGCGCCCAAGAGGCTACCAAAGTGGGTGTCGTCGACCTCGACTTGGTCCTCCAGCAGTATGACCAGTTCAACGACGCCAAAGCCAAGCTCAAGGAGCAGCAAGAGCGCGCGGATGCCGAATTGCGTCCGATGGTCGATTCCATCAACTCCCTGCGTCAGGAAATTCAAACCGTAAACGACCGCATCAATAACCCGACCAGCAGCGAAGAATCTCAGATGGAGGCACGCAACCAAGCCCGCCAGCTGCAGGCCGAGCTCGAGCAAAAGGCGATTGAATTCCAACGCCTCCGTGCCGAAGCCCAGCGCACCATCGGTCAGCGCGAGCAAAACATGCTCTCGATGGTTCTCGACGACGTCCGCGGTGCCACCGCAACGGTCGCGGAAGAAATGGGATTGGACCTGGTGCTCAGCAACCAGAATCAAATCGTTCTCTACTTCGGAGATTCCCTTGAGATCTCGGACGAAGTTCTTGCTCAGCTCAGCGAAGCTTCGGAGTAA
- the lpxD gene encoding UDP-3-O-(3-hydroxymyristoyl)glucosamine N-acyltransferase, with amino-acid sequence MKFTFPLAELLSSLGDCEVEGEWDGDISGISTLKDAQPGDLSFLGNSRYTQEVRSSAASVILLPKSFEGSPPDGQVYVRLKNPSFALGQFCGVLEQRFWPRPPVGIHPTAVIDRDAVVDDKATIGPYCLVSSGAQIGAGVVLTSHVSLGAHVVVGEGSRIMTHVTVGDFCEIGKNVFLNPGVVIGADGFGYETVNGVHEKVPQIGRVIIEDDVEVGANSAIDRARFSETRIGQGTKIDNLVQIGHNVRIGKGCLIVAQVGISGSTTIEDYVVIGGQTGIVGHITIGSGVRIGAQSGISKSIPPGHAVQGSPALDIRLFQRITALQRRLPDFFARFQRLEDSARDRVES; translated from the coding sequence ATGAAGTTTACTTTTCCTCTAGCAGAGCTCCTCAGCAGCCTTGGTGACTGTGAGGTGGAAGGTGAATGGGACGGAGACATTTCGGGGATCTCCACGCTGAAAGATGCGCAGCCGGGGGACCTTTCCTTTCTGGGAAACTCCCGCTACACGCAAGAGGTTCGCTCTAGTGCCGCCTCGGTCATCCTTCTTCCCAAAAGTTTCGAGGGATCTCCACCCGACGGGCAGGTCTATGTCCGCTTGAAGAATCCCTCCTTCGCCTTGGGCCAGTTTTGCGGGGTCCTCGAGCAGCGTTTCTGGCCTCGGCCCCCGGTAGGGATCCATCCAACCGCCGTCATTGATCGTGATGCCGTAGTCGACGATAAAGCGACAATCGGGCCCTATTGCCTGGTTTCCTCCGGTGCCCAAATTGGTGCGGGAGTGGTGTTGACTTCGCACGTGAGCCTCGGTGCCCATGTGGTCGTCGGGGAAGGCAGCCGGATCATGACCCACGTTACGGTGGGAGACTTTTGCGAAATCGGGAAGAATGTTTTTCTCAATCCCGGAGTGGTTATCGGAGCCGACGGTTTTGGCTACGAGACCGTCAATGGGGTCCATGAGAAAGTGCCGCAGATTGGCAGAGTCATCATCGAAGACGACGTCGAGGTGGGGGCCAACTCGGCCATCGACCGCGCCCGCTTCAGTGAGACCCGGATCGGGCAGGGGACCAAGATCGATAACTTGGTTCAGATCGGCCACAACGTCCGCATCGGCAAAGGATGCCTGATTGTCGCCCAAGTCGGAATTAGTGGGAGTACGACCATTGAGGATTATGTCGTGATCGGCGGCCAGACGGGGATCGTCGGCCACATCACGATTGGTTCCGGTGTGCGCATCGGAGCCCAGAGTGGAATCTCGAAGTCCATCCCTCCGGGGCATGCAGTTCAGGGCTCTCCGGCGCTGGACATTCGACTTTTCCAACGCATCACCGCCCTCCAACGGCGGCTGCCCGACTTCTTTGCTCGCTTCCAGCGTTTGGAGGATAGCGCCCGAGACCGTGTAGAATCATGA
- a CDS encoding ribose-phosphate diphosphokinase produces the protein MKETQLKVFSGSSNPELVRKICDYLGITAGEATVTSFPDGETFVKYNENIRGDDVFIVQSTSVPANHHIMELLIMIDAARRASAKRITAVIPFYGYARQDRKDQPRVPITSKLVANLLTASGANRILAMDLHAQQIQGFFDIPVDHLYASPVVYDYLRSMDTENLTVFSPDVGGMKMAAAYADLLGCPLGFCAKRRMNAETVEAFNIVGDVEGNDILIVDDMTETAGTLTAAAKLLKESGARRVMAAVSHGTINEIGYERLRQGHIDKLITTDTVKVDPRDLPIKVLTVSPLLAEAIKRIHGNSSVTSLFQVKGY, from the coding sequence ATGAAAGAAACCCAGTTAAAAGTATTTTCGGGAAGCTCGAATCCAGAGCTGGTCAGAAAGATCTGTGATTACCTAGGCATCACTGCCGGCGAAGCAACGGTCACCAGTTTCCCCGATGGCGAAACTTTTGTGAAGTACAACGAAAACATCCGCGGAGATGATGTTTTCATTGTCCAGAGCACATCGGTGCCGGCAAACCATCACATCATGGAGCTCCTGATCATGATCGATGCCGCTCGTCGCGCATCGGCCAAGCGAATCACCGCCGTTATCCCATTCTACGGCTATGCCCGTCAGGACCGCAAGGATCAGCCCCGGGTGCCGATTACCTCCAAGCTGGTGGCTAATCTACTGACCGCTTCTGGAGCGAATCGGATTCTCGCGATGGACCTTCACGCTCAGCAGATCCAAGGCTTTTTCGATATCCCGGTCGATCATCTCTACGCCTCCCCGGTCGTATACGATTACCTCCGCAGTATGGATACGGAGAATCTGACCGTCTTCTCGCCCGACGTCGGTGGGATGAAGATGGCCGCAGCCTATGCGGATCTCCTCGGCTGCCCGCTGGGATTCTGCGCAAAACGCCGGATGAACGCCGAAACCGTCGAGGCTTTCAACATTGTCGGAGATGTCGAAGGCAATGACATCCTCATTGTTGACGACATGACCGAAACGGCCGGAACTTTGACAGCCGCCGCCAAGCTTCTCAAGGAATCGGGGGCTCGGCGCGTAATGGCCGCCGTGAGCCACGGAACCATCAACGAAATCGGCTACGAACGGCTGCGTCAGGGGCATATCGACAAACTTATCACCACCGATACGGTGAAAGTAGACCCCCGTGATTTGCCAATCAAGGTTCTCACCGTTTCCCCCCTCCTCGCAGAGGCCATCAAGCGGATTCACGGCAATTCCAGCGTCACCTCCCTCTTTCAAGTCAAAGGGTATTGA
- a CDS encoding efflux RND transporter periplasmic adaptor subunit: protein MGKIPTVSLKIAGIAIAGNPLSDQILRILMKLWVKFVILFVVFLLVVGGLAVLKTSQIKKAIAMGASMVPPPPTVGVVEAKTEAWEIIIPAIGTLTASEGVTLASEVPGRVVEINFESGQDVKKGDVLLVQDHAVESANLAAAKASQDLAEVDFKRSKDLLDRDTIAQADFDAANAQKQRAEAEALAINAAIEKKRIEAPFSGQLGIRQVSLGELLSANTAIVVLEASDPLYLDFSLPQRELGRIAVEQEVSFGVDAYEEKTFTGKVEAISPRIDPRTRNVKVRVAVPNPDKELRSGMFARLRLDLGKENDWVVIPDTAISYNPYGNAVYVVKELEKEDGTKFKGVRQVFVEIADRRGDLVAISKGIEEGDQVVVMGAAKLNDRSPVKIDNSNLPDAKAHPTPAEG, encoded by the coding sequence ATGGGTAAAATCCCCACGGTAAGTTTGAAAATAGCGGGAATTGCGATTGCGGGAAATCCGTTGAGTGATCAGATTTTGCGGATTCTCATGAAACTCTGGGTGAAGTTTGTTATTTTGTTTGTGGTCTTCCTCCTCGTGGTGGGCGGATTGGCCGTGTTGAAGACGTCGCAGATCAAAAAAGCGATCGCGATGGGAGCATCTATGGTCCCACCGCCGCCAACGGTCGGGGTGGTCGAGGCGAAGACGGAAGCATGGGAGATCATCATCCCGGCGATCGGAACGCTGACCGCGAGCGAAGGGGTCACCTTGGCTTCCGAAGTCCCCGGGCGAGTGGTTGAGATCAACTTTGAGTCGGGTCAGGACGTGAAGAAGGGCGATGTCCTCCTTGTCCAGGATCATGCAGTGGAGTCCGCTAACCTGGCGGCGGCCAAAGCCAGCCAAGACCTGGCCGAGGTTGATTTTAAGCGATCGAAGGATCTGCTGGATCGTGACACGATCGCGCAGGCGGATTTCGACGCAGCCAATGCGCAGAAACAGAGAGCGGAAGCGGAAGCGCTTGCGATCAATGCCGCCATCGAGAAGAAGCGAATCGAGGCCCCATTTTCCGGCCAATTGGGAATCCGGCAGGTCAGTCTTGGAGAACTGCTTTCTGCAAATACCGCGATCGTCGTTCTGGAGGCATCCGATCCTCTCTATCTCGATTTTTCGTTGCCTCAACGTGAGCTCGGTCGGATTGCGGTCGAGCAGGAAGTCTCCTTTGGTGTCGATGCTTACGAAGAGAAAACCTTTACCGGGAAAGTGGAGGCAATCAGCCCCCGGATCGATCCCCGCACTCGTAATGTGAAGGTCCGCGTGGCTGTGCCGAACCCTGATAAGGAACTGCGTTCCGGGATGTTTGCCCGCTTGCGTTTGGATCTGGGGAAGGAAAATGACTGGGTCGTGATCCCCGACACCGCTATCAGCTACAATCCTTACGGGAATGCGGTCTATGTTGTGAAGGAACTCGAAAAGGAGGATGGAACTAAATTCAAAGGCGTGCGGCAGGTGTTCGTCGAGATCGCCGATCGTCGGGGTGATTTGGTGGCCATCAGCAAAGGAATTGAAGAAGGGGACCAGGTCGTCGTTATGGGGGCTGCGAAGCTCAATGACCGTTCTCCGGTGAAGATTGATAATTCGAATCTTCCCGATGCCAAAGCCCATCCGACTCCCGCCGAAGGTTAA
- a CDS encoding efflux RND transporter permease subunit produces the protein MKFTDIFIRRPVLATVVSLLVLLLGLASIYRLNVRQYPQTDVSVVSVSTTYVGADAELVQGFITTPLERVIASAEGIDYIESTSSAGVSIISAHLVLNYDPIKALTQINSKINQVRNDLPPESEEPVIDIQQADSSIASMYLGFYSEELQGNEITDYLTRVVQPRLSAVQGVQQAEILGGQTFAMRIWLDPDKMAAYELTAAEVRQALAANNFLSAIGQTKSEFIQVSITANTDLQDAEQFRKLVVREQDGTIIRLGDVANVVLGAENYDVDVRFNQKGAIFMGIHVLPTANTLDVIAGVRETLPVIEENLPGSLKLGIPYDSTKYIEDAISEIGSTLTETLAIVIVVIFLFIGSVRAVTIPVVVMPLSLIGAFFLMLVFGFTINLLTLLAIVLSVGLVVDDAIVVLENIERHIRMGKSRFDAAIDGARELVGPIFAMTLTLAAVYVPIGFQGGLTGALFREFAFTLAGAVFVSGILSLTLSPMMCSKILPKEFKSTGLVARLEAGFDKIRGGYGKVLASSLGARPVVITMAVLIVLLAFPFFMFSQKELAPPEDQGVIFGIMEGSPSGTLEQTLLYSPEVAKIYKSAPETESTFTISFPGAGVPGNPMAGFAGLVTLPWSERTRTTQEMVPEIQAKLSGVAGLDVRAVTPSPLPGGSQFPVEFVVTSTATQREIFEVTEALVKRANASGKFMFAFSDLKFDRPQIEVDVDRELAADLGLNMSDIGNNLGSAFGGAYVNRFSIDGWSYKVIPQVERIARLVPEQLGDLYFTAADGSVYPASTIISVSQKVEPRQLKRFQQLNSGMIQGAPMPGTSNDDALNYLQEQAQELFPKGRGFEVNYAGESRQLREEQKSGSYILLFSIIFIFLVLAAQFESFRDPLIILLGSVPLALTGSLLFTFVGFTSINIYSQIGLVTLIGLIAKNGILMVEFANELQRRGKEKLEAIQEASEIRLRPILMTTAATVFGHMPLVFVTGAGAAARNSIGITLVAGMAIGTLFTLFVVPSLYMLIARDRQGQDV, from the coding sequence ATGAAATTTACGGATATTTTCATCCGTCGTCCGGTTCTCGCGACCGTCGTCAGTCTTCTGGTTCTCCTGCTCGGGTTGGCCTCGATCTACCGACTGAACGTCCGACAATATCCGCAAACCGATGTCTCGGTAGTTTCGGTCAGCACGACGTATGTCGGGGCGGATGCGGAACTGGTGCAGGGGTTCATCACGACTCCCTTGGAGCGGGTCATCGCCAGCGCTGAGGGCATCGACTATATTGAGTCCACGAGTTCGGCCGGGGTGAGCATCATCTCCGCTCACCTGGTGTTGAACTACGACCCGATCAAGGCCCTGACTCAGATCAATTCGAAGATCAATCAGGTGCGGAATGATCTCCCGCCTGAGTCCGAGGAGCCGGTTATCGATATTCAGCAGGCGGACAGCAGCATCGCCTCAATGTATTTGGGGTTCTATTCGGAGGAGCTGCAGGGGAATGAAATCACGGATTACCTGACTCGGGTTGTGCAGCCCCGCCTTTCCGCAGTGCAGGGCGTCCAGCAAGCGGAGATCCTCGGTGGGCAGACGTTTGCGATGCGAATCTGGCTCGATCCCGATAAGATGGCAGCCTACGAGTTGACGGCAGCAGAGGTGCGTCAAGCGCTGGCCGCGAACAACTTCCTTTCTGCAATCGGGCAGACCAAGAGTGAATTCATTCAGGTCTCGATTACTGCCAATACCGATCTTCAGGATGCCGAGCAGTTTCGTAAGCTGGTCGTCCGGGAACAGGACGGAACGATTATTCGCCTTGGCGATGTGGCCAATGTCGTCCTCGGTGCCGAGAACTACGATGTCGACGTACGCTTTAACCAGAAGGGTGCCATCTTCATGGGGATTCACGTTCTTCCGACCGCGAATACTCTGGATGTGATCGCGGGGGTGCGCGAGACGCTGCCTGTGATCGAGGAGAACCTTCCGGGGAGTTTGAAGCTCGGCATTCCCTACGACTCGACGAAGTACATTGAGGATGCGATCAGCGAGATCGGATCGACCCTGACCGAAACTCTGGCGATCGTCATTGTCGTCATCTTCCTCTTCATCGGATCGGTCCGGGCGGTGACGATTCCAGTCGTGGTTATGCCGCTCTCCTTGATTGGGGCCTTCTTCCTGATGTTGGTCTTTGGCTTCACGATCAACTTGCTGACCCTCCTCGCCATTGTCCTTTCTGTCGGGCTGGTGGTTGACGATGCGATTGTTGTCTTGGAGAACATCGAGCGGCACATCCGCATGGGGAAGAGTCGCTTCGACGCCGCGATTGACGGGGCACGAGAGCTGGTGGGGCCGATTTTTGCCATGACCCTGACCCTTGCGGCTGTCTATGTTCCTATTGGGTTTCAGGGAGGGCTCACGGGCGCACTCTTCCGCGAATTTGCCTTCACCTTGGCGGGTGCCGTTTTCGTTTCCGGGATCCTTTCGCTGACGCTGTCACCGATGATGTGCTCGAAGATTCTCCCCAAAGAGTTCAAGTCAACTGGCTTGGTGGCTCGGCTCGAGGCGGGGTTCGATAAGATCCGTGGAGGATACGGTAAAGTTTTGGCGAGTTCTCTGGGCGCCCGCCCCGTGGTTATCACCATGGCCGTTCTTATCGTTTTGCTAGCCTTCCCCTTCTTCATGTTTTCGCAGAAGGAATTGGCACCGCCGGAGGACCAAGGGGTTATTTTTGGAATCATGGAAGGATCGCCGAGCGGGACTCTGGAGCAGACGCTTCTTTATTCTCCCGAGGTGGCGAAGATCTACAAGTCGGCTCCCGAGACCGAATCGACCTTTACCATTTCCTTCCCAGGCGCCGGAGTCCCTGGAAATCCGATGGCCGGTTTTGCTGGTCTGGTCACGCTCCCCTGGAGTGAGCGCACGCGGACGACTCAAGAGATGGTTCCCGAGATTCAGGCCAAACTTTCCGGTGTGGCGGGGTTGGATGTTCGGGCCGTGACCCCTTCGCCTCTTCCTGGTGGCAGTCAGTTTCCGGTCGAGTTTGTGGTTACATCCACCGCTACCCAGCGAGAAATTTTTGAGGTCACGGAAGCTCTGGTCAAGCGGGCCAATGCCAGCGGGAAATTCATGTTTGCCTTTTCGGATCTGAAGTTCGACCGCCCCCAGATCGAGGTCGATGTCGATCGTGAATTGGCGGCGGATCTTGGCCTCAACATGAGCGATATCGGGAACAATCTCGGGTCGGCCTTCGGTGGTGCCTACGTCAATCGTTTCAGCATCGATGGATGGAGCTACAAGGTGATCCCTCAGGTCGAGCGGATCGCGCGGTTGGTTCCCGAGCAGTTGGGAGACCTCTACTTCACCGCGGCCGATGGCTCCGTTTATCCTGCTTCAACAATCATCTCTGTTTCGCAAAAGGTGGAACCCCGCCAATTGAAACGATTCCAGCAATTGAATTCGGGGATGATTCAGGGAGCTCCCATGCCAGGAACCTCCAATGATGATGCCTTAAATTATCTCCAAGAGCAGGCCCAGGAGCTCTTTCCGAAAGGACGCGGATTTGAGGTCAATTACGCGGGAGAGTCCCGTCAGCTTCGGGAAGAGCAGAAGAGCGGTAGCTACATCCTACTCTTTTCAATCATCTTTATCTTTCTCGTTTTGGCAGCCCAGTTCGAGAGTTTCCGCGATCCTCTGATCATTCTTTTGGGGTCAGTTCCCCTCGCTCTCACCGGCTCGCTGCTCTTCACCTTTGTCGGCTTCACCAGTATCAATATCTATTCGCAGATCGGGTTGGTCACTCTGATCGGACTGATTGCGAAAAACGGTATTCTGATGGTGGAATTCGCCAATGAACTGCAACGGCGGGGCAAGGAAAAGCTCGAAGCGATCCAGGAGGCTTCCGAAATCCGCCTTCGCCCGATTCTCATGACCACCGCGGCAACGGTCTTTGGACACATGCCCCTGGTTTTCGTCACGGGTGCCGGTGCCGCGGCCCGCAATAGTATCGGGATCACCCTCGTCGCCGGAATGGCGATCGGAACGCTCTTCACTCTTTTCGTCGTCCCCAGTCTCTACATGCTCATCGCCCGCGACCGCCAAGGGCAGGATGTGTAG